The DNA segment CCGTATATAATATAGTTATTCGTCATAATATATGCAATTCCTTCAAATATATATAGCTATATAGCAAAAACCGCTCGTAAAACAAGTTTGGATTTTATTTTGAAAGTTTATCTATTATCTTGATCATTTCATCGATTTTCTGTTTTTTATCTGTCTGGTCACCGGAATCGAAAACCTCAGTTACGCAGTGCTTTAAATGTGCATCGAGTACATCCTTATTGATATTTTTCAAAATCGCAATAGATGCCATCAGCTGATTAGAAATATCGATACAGTAGCGATTATCTTCTACCATTTTGATAAGCCCATCGATCTGCCCTCGCACGGTTTTTAGCTTTCGCAATGCCTGCTCTCTATCAGCTTTCAAGTCTTATACCTCCTCCACAATGGATGTTACTTCATACCCTGCTTCTTCTATAACATGTTTTAACGTTTCATCAGATATCGGTTTTAGATATGCTACCTCGGCTGAACCATCCTCTAGATTAACACTTGCGTTAACTCCATCTATTGCATTTAAAGCCTTTTCAACACGCATCTTACAGTGTTCACACATCATGCCTTTGATTTTCAAAACTTTTTTCATTTTTTCAATCTCCCTTTCATTATTTTTATTATTTGAGGAATTACTTACCTTAGCAACGGTCATTGATGCATTTTTCTGCATGCCGCACTGAACGCTACATTCTGTTTTAGGTACAGTAGGTTTAAATTTTCGAAGCCTCAGCGCATTCGTAACTACGAAAAACGAGCTCATGCTCATAGCTGCCGCACCAATCATAGGAGTAAGCTTTATATGGTAGGCAGGATATAAGATTCCTGCAGCAATGGGAATGCCCAAGGTGTTGTAGAAAAACGCCCAGAAAAGATTTTGCTTTATATTTCTTATTGTTGCTTTGGAAAGTTCTACAGCCGCCACCGCATCCATTAAATCGCTTCTTATAAGGACGATATCCGCAGATTCAATGGCAACATCTGTTCCTGCACCTATGGCTATTCCTACGTCGGCTCTTGCTAAAGCAGGTGCATCGTTAATTCCGTCGCCAATCATAGCAACCTTTTGTCCCCGGCTTTGAAGCTCTTGAATCTTTTTATCCTTTTCATGAGGCAGCACTCCTGCTATTGCTTCATCAATCTCCAACTGCAGGCGTATGGCTTCTGCCGTCTTAGGGTTGTCTCCTGTAAGCATAACTACTTTAATGCCCATTTGTTTAAATTTCTGAACCGCTTGGCGGCTAGTAGGTTTTAAAACATCTGCAACAGCAATAATCCCTAGTAATGTATGAGCACTTGCAAAGTAAAGCGGGGTTTTACCTTCATTTGAAAAGTTGTCCGACAGCTCAACAGCCATGTTTATGTCAATTTGCTTTTCTTTGATAAACTGCTCATTTCCCGCAAAGTATGCCATCCCTTTAATGTACCCTTCTACGCCTCGGCCTGGAATAGACCTGAATTCGTCAATTTCTATCAGCGGAATTTCTCTTTCTTTGCAATAACTTAAAATAGCTTCTGCCAGCGGGTGTTCCGAATTTTTCTCTAATGCCTGGGCAATTTTCAAAAGTTCTTCTTCGGATTCTGCCCCGCAAAGCACAATGTCTGTTACCTGAGGCTTACCTTGTGTCAATGTTCCGGTTTTATCTATGACAACGGTGTTTATACTGCAAAGCGCCTCTAAAGCCTCTGCCGACTTTATTAATATTCCGTGCTCTGCCCCCCTTCCGGTTCCGACCATTATCGCAACAGGCGTAGCAAGTCCCAATGCGCAGGGGCATGAGATAACTAAAACCGATATCCCTATTGACAAAGCAAATTCAAAACTGTAGCCTGCAAAAAGCCACGCTATGCTTGCAATAAGAGCAATACAGATTACTGTGGGGACAAAGACGGCGCTTATCCTGTCTGCGAGCTTTGCTATCGGAGCTTTCGTGGCATTTGCATCTTCCACCAATGCTATTATTTTAGCAAGTGTCGTATCTTCTCCCACTTGTGTAGCCCTAAATTTAAAAGCACCTGTTCTGTTTATAGTCCCTGCACTTACCCTGTCTCCAGGCTGCTTTTCTACCGGAATACTTTCACCAGTTAATGCGGATTCGTCCACGGCAGATTGCCCTTCAATCACTATACCATCCACCGGGATTGAATCTCCAGGACGTATTACTATAATATCTTCTACTTTGACCGACTCTACCGGGATTTCTTCTTCCAAGCCGTCCCTTTCTACCCTGGCGGCTTTTGGCGCAAGGTCCATCAATTTCTTAATAGCGTCTGTGGTTTTACCCTTGGCTCGAGTTTCTAAAAACTTTCCTACTGTGATAAGGGTTAAAATCATGGCTGCTGATTCAAAATATAAATCATGATAGTATCTGTGGACTAATTCAAAATCGCCGGCACCCAAACCATAACTCATGCGAAAAATGGCAAATACACCATAGATAAGGGCCGAGCCTGAGCCGATAGCTATCAGCGAATCCATATTTGGATGACCTTTAAATAAAGTTTTAAAACCTATTGTGTAAAATTTACGATTAGCAAAAGCAATCGGTAACACCAATAAAAACTGAGCAAAGGCAAAAGAAACCGCATTTTCTATGCCGGATAAGAAAGACGGCAGCGGCAGATTTAGCATATGTCCCATGGATATATACATTAGAGGTATCATAAATAAAATAGAAACCTTCAAGCGCAGTTTCATATCCTCTATTTCCGCATCTGCCAAAGTCTTAGCTTTAGTTGTTTCTGCTTTTTGCTTTATTCCCTTTTTCTCTTTTAAAGATGCACCATATCCCGCATCTTCTACGGCTTTTATTATTTCAATATCTGATGTCTTTTCATCATCGTATTTAACACGCATGCTGTTTGTCAGCAGGTTTACTGTTACCGACTCTACACCATAAACCTTTTTTACGCTGTGTTCAACGGCAGCCGAGCATGCAGCACATGTCATGCCGGTTACATTATAAGTTTTTTCCACATTCATTTAAATAACCCCACTTTCTATATACCCCCTCGGGGGTATATGTGGGTACATTATACAGCTTTTTCTAAAAAGTGTCAAATCTGCCCAAAAATAAACCAACGGATTGCGTCAGGATATCCATCGGTTTTATACGGTTAAAATCTTTTAAATTATTACCTCTCGCTTTTAATATTATAATATTAATAAACTCAGCCAAATTTTAAAATCTTATCACTATGGGACAGCTTAATTCATTTTTGCTATTCTTTCAAGAAGAACTTCTATATTAGCAGGTATGCAAAGTCGGACATAATTTCTGCCTAAGTTGGTAAATTCATCTCCAGGAGCGGTTATAACTCCATGTTTTAAAAAGTAATCATATAGATTTCCCTTATCTTTGCACCCTAAGGTAAGTATCGGCACTTCAAGACCGGTTTCATATATGGTAAATTTATCCTTGCACATTGATAAAAGTCTTGCTTTGTTCTGCTTTATGTCTTTTCTGCATTGTAATATAAATTCAGTATCCCTCAATGTTTCAGTTATTATATTACTCATAATATCAGGAAAGACAAATGCAGGTATGTTTGCAGTATTGTAATATTCTTTAAGGCGGCCTTTAACAATAAGGTAACCTAACCTTATATTAGCAAGCCCCATGCCTTTTGAAAGCGAGCGTACTGTCAGTAAATTATCATATTTTTCACAGATACTTATAGCTGAATTTGAAGCATCCATATAATCTCCATACGCCTCATCTACAATAACAGGTATCCCATAATTTGCTGCTCTTTTGACAATCTCCTCTATTATTGCAATCTTCAAAACTTGACCTGTAGGGTTATTTGGATTATCAATATAAATGATATTATATGAATCATTAATTGCATCTAAAAATCTTTTATGGCAGAATTTAAAATTTTCTTCTTCTCTCAAGCCAATGAAATTATAAACTCCTCCATACATTTTTACTAAGTTTTCATACTCCGAGAATTGCGGGCAATAACCCAGTACTTTACTGCCATTTTCTATAAATAATCTGTTCAATTTAGCTAGAATTCTTACAGAGCCTGCTTCTAAAAAGATTTCATTCTCCTTTAATTCAGCTACACCTGACCAAAGATTTATAATGGCTTTTTTTATTGCGGTATATGATGTATCGGGATATTTAGCAATACCTTCCCAGTAAATATTACTAGTGGCTTTTTGTGCAAGGGTTGAACAGCCATAAGGGTTTACTCCCAGAGAGCAGTCTATAATATCATCTTTTTTTATTTTATATTTTGCCAATTCCTCCCATGGGTCTTTTGTATAAGATTTGGGTTGAAAGTCATGTAAAATCGGTCTGATTTTCCTTATAACCTTGTCAATAGATATCATCCCCTCATTTAACTTTCTTCCGGTTCAGCTGGAAACGTTGCAAAACCTACAAAAGCATAGATTATAGCAATAATCGGAGCAATAAAGGGGAGATAGCAGTATGGGATATATTCTAAGCCAACATTGAGAACATTTTGTGCATAAACAGATGCAACTCCCCACGGTAATGCTCCGCACATTAAGGTAGCACCGGTTTCAAGAGTTCTCGAAAGAACGCTGGTGTGTATCTTCATATCCCGAAATGCGGGCTCTAAAGTCCTGCCTGGAACTATAATGGATACCATCATTTCTCCCGTTGCAAGCAGCATTATATATGCACTTGCCAGTGAAGCTAAGATTAAGTCTCTTGGCTTTTTTATATGTTTCATAAGGTTTTCAAGTAATACTTGTAATATCCCGCACTTTTCTAATATACCTCCCATAGCAGTTCCCGCCATAATTATGGCAACAGTACTCATCATAGAATTTATCCCGCCTTGAGTAAGGAGCTTATCTATAAGCTCATGACCGGTGTTAGAGATAAATCCATTTGCTCCCACCTCAATTATGCCTGCAAGACTAGCTCCTTGAGTAAATATCGATAAAGCACCTGCCGAAATAAAACTAATCATCAGTGCAACAATGGCAGGCACCTTTAATACTGAAAGGATAATTACAATTGCCGGCGGAATTAAAGTCATAATAGAAAGATTAAAATTGCTGCTTAGGGTTGTCAAAATGCTTTCTACGGTTCCAAAATCGACATTTCCTGCTGTGGCATATCTATGTCCGACAAAGGTGTAAATTGCTAAACAAATTGCCACACCGGGCCCTGATACATACAGCATTGAACGAACGTGGTCGAATAACTTGGTTCCGGTCATGGCTGCCGTAAGGTTAGTAGAGTCTGATAGTGGTGAAACTTTGTCTCCAAACATAGCACCGGAAACTATAGCTCCTGCTGTTAAGGCTCTTGGAATACCAAGGCCTTCAGCAATGCCCATAAGGACAATGCCCATAGTTGCAATTGTGCCGAAAGAACTGCCTATCAATACAGAGGTTAATGCGCAAAGCATAAAGCCGGCAGGCAAAAATATTTGAGGCGTAAGTAGTTTTAATCCGTAATAAATCATAGTTTGAATAGTACCACCTAAAATCCAGGTGCCAACAACCATACCGATTACTATCAATATTATGCAAGCACCTAAACCATTTCTCATCCCATCAAGCATACCTTTTTCGATGTCTTCCCAAGAATATCCTAAATAAAAGCCTACAAGAACAGCTGCTGCAGTTCCCAGCACCAATGCCGTTTCAAGAACAAGAGCAGTCTTAATAGAAATCAA comes from the Tepidanaerobacter acetatoxydans Re1 genome and includes:
- a CDS encoding metal-sensing transcriptional repressor → MKADREQALRKLKTVRGQIDGLIKMVEDNRYCIDISNQLMASIAILKNINKDVLDAHLKHCVTEVFDSGDQTDKKQKIDEMIKIIDKLSK
- a CDS encoding heavy metal translocating P-type ATPase is translated as MNVEKTYNVTGMTCAACSAAVEHSVKKVYGVESVTVNLLTNSMRVKYDDEKTSDIEIIKAVEDAGYGASLKEKKGIKQKAETTKAKTLADAEIEDMKLRLKVSILFMIPLMYISMGHMLNLPLPSFLSGIENAVSFAFAQFLLVLPIAFANRKFYTIGFKTLFKGHPNMDSLIAIGSGSALIYGVFAIFRMSYGLGAGDFELVHRYYHDLYFESAAMILTLITVGKFLETRAKGKTTDAIKKLMDLAPKAARVERDGLEEEIPVESVKVEDIIVIRPGDSIPVDGIVIEGQSAVDESALTGESIPVEKQPGDRVSAGTINRTGAFKFRATQVGEDTTLAKIIALVEDANATKAPIAKLADRISAVFVPTVICIALIASIAWLFAGYSFEFALSIGISVLVISCPCALGLATPVAIMVGTGRGAEHGILIKSAEALEALCSINTVVIDKTGTLTQGKPQVTDIVLCGAESEEELLKIAQALEKNSEHPLAEAILSYCKEREIPLIEIDEFRSIPGRGVEGYIKGMAYFAGNEQFIKEKQIDINMAVELSDNFSNEGKTPLYFASAHTLLGIIAVADVLKPTSRQAVQKFKQMGIKVVMLTGDNPKTAEAIRLQLEIDEAIAGVLPHEKDKKIQELQSRGQKVAMIGDGINDAPALARADVGIAIGAGTDVAIESADIVLIRSDLMDAVAAVELSKATIRNIKQNLFWAFFYNTLGIPIAAGILYPAYHIKLTPMIGAAAMSMSSFFVVTNALRLRKFKPTVPKTECSVQCGMQKNASMTVAKVSNSSNNKNNEREIEKMKKVLKIKGMMCEHCKMRVEKALNAIDGVNASVNLEDGSAEVAYLKPISDETLKHVIEEAGYEVTSIVEEV
- a CDS encoding pyridoxal phosphate-dependent aminotransferase, yielding MISIDKVIRKIRPILHDFQPKSYTKDPWEELAKYKIKKDDIIDCSLGVNPYGCSTLAQKATSNIYWEGIAKYPDTSYTAIKKAIINLWSGVAELKENEIFLEAGSVRILAKLNRLFIENGSKVLGYCPQFSEYENLVKMYGGVYNFIGLREEENFKFCHKRFLDAINDSYNIIYIDNPNNPTGQVLKIAIIEEIVKRAANYGIPVIVDEAYGDYMDASNSAISICEKYDNLLTVRSLSKGMGLANIRLGYLIVKGRLKEYYNTANIPAFVFPDIMSNIITETLRDTEFILQCRKDIKQNKARLLSMCKDKFTIYETGLEVPILTLGCKDKGNLYDYFLKHGVITAPGDEFTNLGRNYVRLCIPANIEVLLERIAKMN
- the nhaC gene encoding Na+/H+ antiporter NhaC — translated: MLNDIEKRKPTLKEAVIALLLVITVILISIKTALVLETALVLGTAAAVLVGFYLGYSWEDIEKGMLDGMRNGLGACIILIVIGMVVGTWILGGTIQTMIYYGLKLLTPQIFLPAGFMLCALTSVLIGSSFGTIATMGIVLMGIAEGLGIPRALTAGAIVSGAMFGDKVSPLSDSTNLTAAMTGTKLFDHVRSMLYVSGPGVAICLAIYTFVGHRYATAGNVDFGTVESILTTLSSNFNLSIMTLIPPAIVIILSVLKVPAIVALMISFISAGALSIFTQGASLAGIIEVGANGFISNTGHELIDKLLTQGGINSMMSTVAIIMAGTAMGGILEKCGILQVLLENLMKHIKKPRDLILASLASAYIMLLATGEMMVSIIVPGRTLEPAFRDMKIHTSVLSRTLETGATLMCGALPWGVASVYAQNVLNVGLEYIPYCYLPFIAPIIAIIYAFVGFATFPAEPEES